Genomic DNA from Hymenobacter jejuensis:
TTCGAGCGCGCTGGCCTGATTTTCATCTTCAACTTCCATGTCGATCGGAGCATTCCGGACTACCGCTTCTTTGTGCCCCACCCCGGCCGCTACCGCATCATCCTCAACTCCGACGACTCGGCCTTCGATGGCTTCAACCGCGTCGACTCCACCCTGACCTACGATACCTTCGTCGAAGACGAAGTCAACAAGCTGAGCCTCTACATTACCAGCCGTACGGCATTGGTGCTCTCCTTGGGATAACTAATTGTTAATAAAGTACTTACAAAACAAAGGTGGGCGGCTTCCCTTGATTCTAGGGAAGCCGCCCACCTTTGTTTTGTAAACTATTTGTAAACCAGAACTTAGCTCAGTTTGCGTCCTTCAGCAACGAGGTTGATCGCCTCTTGGATGCGTTTGAAACGGGCTTCTGGCTTTTTGGCGCGGCTAATCCAGAGGGCGAATTTCTGCCGCTGGTTGTAGGCCAATTGGTCAAACTTGGTGCGCAGACCGGCTTTGTCGAGGGCGCGGGCCAGATCTTCGGGCACTTCGATGGCGCTTTCCTCGGTGTCGGGAGCCAGCACGACGTGCACCGTTTCACCCCAGGTTTTGCCAATCGTGTTGCGGATTTGCTTGCGGATGGTCAGGATGTGCTCGCCGTCGGCGGCAGGAGTGAGGGGCAAACGAAAAGGAAAGCCATCGATGGTGCCGCGTACGTGCAGCAAGCCGCGCTGTCCATACACGTCAGGCACGCTAAACGGCACCGTTAAAAACACACCTCCATCCGCGTTGTGCAGTTCGAGGGGCGCGTCAAACGCTTGTTCTTGGGAATCAGACATAAAAGCGAAAAGCAGAAATCAGCTGGCAAGGCAATAAGGCACTTGAGCGCCGAAGGTAACGCCTTTCCGCGGCGTTCGCTGCGCCGTGGGGTGCGCCTAAAAGCCGATCTAGGGGGTAAGTGCTTGATCTATAATTAGATACCGTTATGCGCTGATGCTCTTTGCAAGATGCCCTGCACTACGCCGCCCAGGTTTTCAGCCGAAATATTGGCGGGTTGCACGCTGATGCGCTGTGCCGGCACTGCGTAGCTGTTTTGGAGGCGCTGCGAGATCTCCTCGGTAGCCGCCAGCACGACGTCGGCACGGCGCAACGCAAGGCGCTCGAGAGCCAGCACCCAGCCGCGGTCGTCGTGCGAGTCGCGGTCGAGGGCCAGCGATTGCACGTGCAGCACCAGCGGCCGCCCCGTCAGCTGACGGATTTCCAGCGCCGCCAGCCACGACTGCCAGTCTGCCGCGTAAATCACGCCGAAGCTCTGGTTGGTAGCCAAGCGCGTAGCAAACCGGGCGTACTGAATGACTTTGAAATTGAGCCCGTCTCCCTCCGAGAGGTCGGAGCGCAGAATGGCCACGGCTTCTTCTGCCGACGCATGCTCAGCCACCGTCAGAATAGACGTTAGCGGCGATGCTACGGTGTCGGTAGCCGGCGGTATGTCGGTTTCGTTCGGAATAACATCCGGGGTGATGTTGTCCTCCGGTTGCGATAAGTCGTTGGCTTCGCCCGCGTCGGGCTCGGCTGGCTGAGCAAATTCATCGCTGTTTTGAAGATCGAGCAGGGCGACGGAGCTAGCTTCGCTGGCTTGAGCAAGGTCTTCGGAGCCTGAAGCACTGCTGCCCACATAAGGGGCCGAGGGACTTTGCCAGGCGCCTGCCGTATCGCGAACGGGAAAAAGCTGCAAGGCTTCCAGTTCTGCCATCGACAAGTCGCCGAGGCCAATGACGCGGCCATTCGGCAGCGAGTAACCCGACGCAGGCAGGTGAGGTAATACGAGCGACAGATCGGTTTGGGCGGCCAGGGCTTGCGCCAGGGGGAGAGTAGCCAGATGGGACCGATCTTGGGTCTTCGGCGTATCATCCCAGCCCAACAACAGCACCTTCAGACTTGGCATTTCCATGAGCAGGCGAAACAGAGATAGGGGGATAGGGACAAGGTAGATAAAAAAATGTGTTGCAATGACGCCACAAGGTCTTTTATATCAAGCTCAGCAGCAGGATAAATATTTTCGTCCCAATCGTTTTTACCTTGCGGTCTTAACTGGGCAGTACGAACCGATTTACACCCTTTTAGCCCACCCTTCTCGATAGCATACCCATGGCGGATACAGTCCAGGAACACAATTACATGATCAACGACCTGGCCACCCGGGGGAAGCAGGAGCACTTCCCCGGTCAGGTTTTAACTTGTCAGCAGGATGGCAACACGTTCATTTTCATATGCAATAACGGGGTAAAGCTGAGCTTATCCGTCGTGACGGACAAAATTCTGCGGTTTCGCTACGCTACCGACGGCCGTTTTGCTCCCGACTTTAGCTACGCGGTGCCCGCCGACCTGCCGCGGCCCAAAGTAGAATTTCTGGAGTTTCGCGAAAAGCCTGATCACTACCGCATTACCACCGACCGCCTCATCTGCACCATTGCCAAGCAGGATACGCACACCCGCGTGCTCGACCGCTCGGGTAATGTGCTGTGCGAAGACGAAAAAGGCTTTCACTGGGAGCACAACGACGACACCGGCAATGACATCGTGAAGATGAGCAAGCAGGTACAAAGCGGTGTGCATTACTACGGCCTCGGCGACAAGCCCGACAACATGAACCTGCGCGGCAAGCGCTTCACCAACTGGGGCTCCGATACTTACGGCTACGTCAAAGGCTCCGACCCGCTGTACAAGAACATTCCGTTCTATCTGGTTCTGCATCAGAAGATTGCGCACGGCATCTTCTTCGATAATACGTTCAAGTCGTTCTTCGACTTTGCCGCCGAGCGCGCCGATGTGACCAGCTTCTGGGCTCAGGGCGGCGAGATGAACTACTACTTCATCTACGGCCCTGCACTCACCGAAGTCACCCAGGAATATACGCGCCTGACGTGCCCACCCGAGCTGCCCCCGCTGTGGGCGCTGGGCTACCACCAGTGCAAATGGAGTTACTTCCCGGAAAGCACGGTCAAGCAGATTGCGAATGGGTTTCGGGAACGCAGTATCCCCTGCGACGCCATCTACCTCGACATCGACTACATGGACGGCTACCGCTGCTTTACGTGGTCGCCGGCACATTTTCCGGAGCCGAAGCGCATGGTGCAGGAGCTGGCGAAGGATGGCTTCAAAACCATCGTCATCATCGATCCGGGCATCAAAATCGACCCGAACTATTCGGTGTACACCGAGGGCTTGGAGAAAGATTATTTCTGCCGCCGCGCCGACGGACCGCTGATGAAAGGTTCGGTGTGGCCCGGCTTGTGCAACTTCCCCGATTTCACCCGCCCCGATGTACGCGAATGGTGGGCTGGCCTGTTCAAAGGCCTGATTGCCGAAGACGGCGTGAAAGGCGTGTGGAATGACATGAATGAGCCGGCGGTGTTCGAGCGCGGCACCTTCCCCGACGACGTGCGTTTCGACTACGACGGCCACCCCAGCTCGCACGCCAAAGCGCACAACATCTACGGCATGCAGATGGCCCGCGCCACGGCCGATGGCGTCAAGCGGTTTAGCTATCCTAACCGGCCGTTTACCATCACGCGCAGTACCTATTCTGGCGGGCAGCGGTATTCGTCGGCCTGGACTGGCGACAACCTGGCTTCTTGGGAGCATTTGTGGCTGGCCAACATTCAGTGTCAGCGCTTGAGTATCAGCGGGTTCTCGTTTGTGGGTTCCGACGTGGGCGGCTTTATCGACACGCCCGACGCGGAACTGTACGTTCGCTGGATAGCGCTGGCGGCGTTTCATCCGTTCTTCCGCACGCACAGCTCCGGCGACCACGGCGACCAAGAACCTTGGTCGTTTGGCGAGCAGGCCACTGAGCTAGCGAAGCGCTTCATTGAGCTGCGCTACCAGCTGCTGCCCTACATCTACACGGCTTTTTGGCAGTACGTGCAGGAAGGCACGCCCATGCTGCGCCCGCTCACGTTCATCGACCAGGCCGATACCGAAACGTACCTGCGCATGGCTGAATTCTCCCTTGGCGATCATCTGTTGGTGTGCCCCATCACGCAAGCCGGCGCCGACGGCCGCTGGATGTACCTGCCCCGCGGCGACTGGTACTACTACTGGACCGACGAGCCCAAATCGGGCGGCGCCGAAGTGTGGGCCAGCGCGCCCGTAGATCGTATTCCGCTGTTTATCAAGGCTGGAGCCGTGATTCCGTTTTATCCGGTGATGCAATTTGTGGGCGAAAAAGTAGTGGAAGAAGTGACTCTGCACGTCTACTACAAAAACGGCGCGGAAAGCAGCGTCCTCTACGACGACGGCGGCGAAGGTTACGGCTACCAGGAGGGCAACAGTACCACCCGGCGCTTCACCGTAACGGGTAATGATAATCAATTGACTGTCAATCAAATATCAGAGGGTGGATATCAGCCCACATACAAAACCTACAAGCTGATTGTGCACGGACTGCCTTTCGCGCCGGCCACCATCACAGCGGACGGAACGGAAGTGGAAATCACTGAGTTTGCTTCGGAAAGTGGCTTTACGCTACCTCAGGCCGTACTGACAGTGGATTTTAAAGAAGTTATCCTAAACTAATATTTTGATAATCAGTGTATTAACAAAAGCCCCGATTCCATTGGAATCGGGGCTTTTGTTTTGCTGCTAGCAGCAGTAAGCAATAAGGGGGCGGCGTTATTGCTTTATGTGTTCCTGCAAATACTGATATACCTCGGGGTTCGAGAGCAGCGTGCCGTGATTGAGCTTGGGGAAAACCTTGGTAGCTACTTGGTTATCAGCGGGTAAAGCTGGGTTTCCGAAGATGCGACCAATGGCGCTGCCACCGCCCACAAGGCCGTCGCCGAAGTAGTGATCGAGTGCCGAGCTGGCCGTTTTGAGCAGCGAGCCCACCAATACGTGGTAATGCACGCCGGGCAGCGGTGGTACCGTTGTGCGCGGCGGAAACAAGTCGTCGGCATGCGGATTTTGCCAGTCTTCGTCCACCAGAAAAGCGTGGCGCAAGTCCTTGATGCCGCTGCTGCGCTGGTCCATGGCTTTGCTTAGCAGGCGCGTGGGCGCAATGTCGATTTTGCGCAGCACTACGGAAGTCAGGTGGCTGTTTTGCTCCAGGAAAGAGCCTTCGTTGGGCACGCCCAGCAAAAATACCGACCGCAGCCGTGCTATCCAGGGCGCGGGTTGTTTTGGCTCGCGGGTGCCGTAGTAACCCGCGCTGCGAATTACCAAGCCTCCCATTGAGTGCCCGATCAGCACTAGCTCGCTAATCAGTTCGGGATAAGTGGTAACTAAATCGGTCAGCAACTCATTGAATAACTGGCCGTTATGCGATATGTGTAAGCCGCTGTTATAGCGCACATACAGACACCGAACTCCAGCTTCGCGTTGTAGCAAAGGGCCGTAGCGGGGCGCGTTGGGGGCTCCTGCTTGCCAGATCTGTTCATCGCCCATTAGGCCGTGCAGAAACACCACCGTTTTTTGCCGTTCACGGCCCAACTGCAACCGGGCCACCGGCACATCGGCGTTGTGCTGGCGGAAGCTCATCTGGATGGCGCGCCGATCGTGGCGCGCCGCCAACTGGTCGCCGATGGCACCATTGAGGATAGGGAGGGTGAAGTGCTGGTAAGTTTGCCCGGTGCGGTACAAATAATCGAGCCCGTTGAATGGCAAGCTCACGGCGCGCCGGGCGGCAGCCGTAGCGCGGCGCCACCGGGAAGGTTTTCCGGCTCCTTCTGAATCGGGAGCAGAATCGGCGGCGGAATCTTCTTCGGTCACTGAATCAGGAGTTTGCGCGTCAGCGGACCAGCGGGTGTGCTAAGGTGCAGCAGGTACAGACCGGCTGGCTGGCCCCGCAAATCGATGGTGCGGCCACCGGAGGTGTTAAGTGCGCGCT
This window encodes:
- a CDS encoding YdeI/OmpD-associated family protein gives rise to the protein MSDSQEQAFDAPLELHNADGGVFLTVPFSVPDVYGQRGLLHVRGTIDGFPFRLPLTPAADGEHILTIRKQIRNTIGKTWGETVHVVLAPDTEESAIEVPEDLARALDKAGLRTKFDQLAYNQRQKFALWISRAKKPEARFKRIQEAINLVAEGRKLS
- a CDS encoding glycosyltransferase; this translates as MPSLKVLLLGWDDTPKTQDRSHLATLPLAQALAAQTDLSLVLPHLPASGYSLPNGRVIGLGDLSMAELEALQLFPVRDTAGAWQSPSAPYVGSSASGSEDLAQASEASSVALLDLQNSDEFAQPAEPDAGEANDLSQPEDNITPDVIPNETDIPPATDTVASPLTSILTVAEHASAEEAVAILRSDLSEGDGLNFKVIQYARFATRLATNQSFGVIYAADWQSWLAALEIRQLTGRPLVLHVQSLALDRDSHDDRGWVLALERLALRRADVVLAATEEISQRLQNSYAVPAQRISVQPANISAENLGGVVQGILQRASAHNGI
- a CDS encoding glycoside hydrolase family 31 protein, which gives rise to MADTVQEHNYMINDLATRGKQEHFPGQVLTCQQDGNTFIFICNNGVKLSLSVVTDKILRFRYATDGRFAPDFSYAVPADLPRPKVEFLEFREKPDHYRITTDRLICTIAKQDTHTRVLDRSGNVLCEDEKGFHWEHNDDTGNDIVKMSKQVQSGVHYYGLGDKPDNMNLRGKRFTNWGSDTYGYVKGSDPLYKNIPFYLVLHQKIAHGIFFDNTFKSFFDFAAERADVTSFWAQGGEMNYYFIYGPALTEVTQEYTRLTCPPELPPLWALGYHQCKWSYFPESTVKQIANGFRERSIPCDAIYLDIDYMDGYRCFTWSPAHFPEPKRMVQELAKDGFKTIVIIDPGIKIDPNYSVYTEGLEKDYFCRRADGPLMKGSVWPGLCNFPDFTRPDVREWWAGLFKGLIAEDGVKGVWNDMNEPAVFERGTFPDDVRFDYDGHPSSHAKAHNIYGMQMARATADGVKRFSYPNRPFTITRSTYSGGQRYSSAWTGDNLASWEHLWLANIQCQRLSISGFSFVGSDVGGFIDTPDAELYVRWIALAAFHPFFRTHSSGDHGDQEPWSFGEQATELAKRFIELRYQLLPYIYTAFWQYVQEGTPMLRPLTFIDQADTETYLRMAEFSLGDHLLVCPITQAGADGRWMYLPRGDWYYYWTDEPKSGGAEVWASAPVDRIPLFIKAGAVIPFYPVMQFVGEKVVEEVTLHVYYKNGAESSVLYDDGGEGYGYQEGNSTTRRFTVTGNDNQLTVNQISEGGYQPTYKTYKLIVHGLPFAPATITADGTEVEITEFASESGFTLPQAVLTVDFKEVILN
- a CDS encoding esterase/lipase family protein gives rise to the protein MTEEDSAADSAPDSEGAGKPSRWRRATAAARRAVSLPFNGLDYLYRTGQTYQHFTLPILNGAIGDQLAARHDRRAIQMSFRQHNADVPVARLQLGRERQKTVVFLHGLMGDEQIWQAGAPNAPRYGPLLQREAGVRCLYVRYNSGLHISHNGQLFNELLTDLVTTYPELISELVLIGHSMGGLVIRSAGYYGTREPKQPAPWIARLRSVFLLGVPNEGSFLEQNSHLTSVVLRKIDIAPTRLLSKAMDQRSSGIKDLRHAFLVDEDWQNPHADDLFPPRTTVPPLPGVHYHVLVGSLLKTASSALDHYFGDGLVGGGSAIGRIFGNPALPADNQVATKVFPKLNHGTLLSNPEVYQYLQEHIKQ